From the genome of Pelobates fuscus isolate aPelFus1 chromosome 11, aPelFus1.pri, whole genome shotgun sequence:
TGTAACTGTCTTTTCACTGCTATTCACAGTTTAGATTTTAAGATTTACGCCCGGCTAACAGCTCCTACTTGCGGTTGctgtcattaaagggttactccaagcactatgacagCTATAGTGacttgaagtggtgatggtgcatgtagtctgtatgtgcagagtcTCTAAAACGGAGATTATCCCTTAGCTGCCAGAGGTGTTACTCCACTTCAGGCAGACTCATCAGCCTGTTGCCAGGTAATAGAGTCAGCAGTGTATTTACCgcaaggctggcaaggcatttgctgggggggggggcactacacattaacacatacactacactatCATTAACCCCTACCTCACCTTAACACTTTAAACCACCATTAAACGAGGGAATTAATGGCGGTCTATTGCGTATTTAATTAGGTACAATGCAAATTATAATAAAGTTTGTAGGTATCGCATAATACACAGAATAAGAATCCTAACAGTTATTTCACTGAATTAAATTTCATGCCGAAATATCTGTACTGGAAGAAATAGCTGCCATTTCTAACTATCGCAGGgccagaattttaaattcactgtgaattcttgACAAATCACCCTTTAGTGACACATACCATGCAGCGTTATTTGTTATAAGGATACTGAGTAACAGTATCCCATGAAAAAGAGAAATCCCAGATATATGTGGCTATATATTTATCATAGATATTAAATTCAGCCCTACCCAAACAAGTGACATATTTCCCTGCTAACAGCCCTTGCTTTTGAAGGCCAGTCCCTTCTTTCTTCCCTCTACCGAGTTTGGGGATTTTTTTACCACAGGTTTAACGTACACTTTTGCTGCAAcagtggaggaggagggggggtttacaaataaaatacaattcttaataaGTAACTAAGTAAGTAAAACGcaaaaatatcatatattaaccCCCTGAGTGCCAGGGTGGTGTCCAATAGTGGCATGACAGGTAATAGGGATTTGTATGTATAATTATTGCATGTCTCATGGgatttgaaacatagaatgtgacggcagatcagaaccattcggcccatctggtctgcccaattttctaaatactttcattagtccctggccttatcttatagttaggatagccttatgcctatcacacgcatgcttaaactcctttactgtgttaacctctaccacttcagctggaaggctattccatgcatccactaccctctcagtaaagtaatacttcctgatattatttttaaacctatgtCCTctcgttgtggtagtttttattattttatttgggatttaaatatgcattatttTAAGATGTTTGTGTTTTAAGccagtttttatttttgatatttcTGGGGGCACTCCCATTTTTGTACCAGGGTCAACAAAACATCAGAAGTATGTTGTGTGTTTTCAAAAGATTATGCTGTGTCTAAATGATTTGCTGCCTTTTTCAGGGTTAATATGTTTTTAAACTGAATAGGCAAACATCATAACATATACAATTGGAAGATAATAAGTGTGCTATAGATCCACAGTGATTGTAGGCCCTGTTTAAACAGTgatttgtgtgtttgttataaTGTCAGTAGGTGACTTATTTTCCAAGCACTGTAAGTGTGCCTTGTCTTTCAGAGTCCCCTTAATTTGCACAGGCCTCTTGTGATTGGCTGAACAAATCCAAAGGATGGAGtaaaggagggggagaggggtgggTGAGTGTACTCCCTAAGACTATATGAggcaggatttaaagggacacattgtgaatgtttaaagggacagaaCCAGATTCCAGCTGAGGAGCTTCACATTTTGGAGACAGTTATGGAAAACAGTCTGATGTGCTGGGAAACAGAGACAGAACTCAGGGCCCAGCCTGACCCAGTTCTGCTGCAGGACCAAGTGCTAATCAACCTTCTGCAGGCAGAGCACAGATACACCCCATCAGCTACTTACTTCCAATGTGTGCAGAAGGAAATCCGACCTTACATGAGGAGAATGCTCACAAGCTGGATGCTAGAGGTAAATACACGTATGCAactttatatttaaatatctatctatcacttTGGCTGAGAGTAATGAGAGTTGGAATCCAGCGGCTGCTGAGAGATCTCTAAGCCTAAGGTCACCCAGTCCTGCCTCACACATTACACTTGCTCAGATACACAGCTGTGTGAGCACACCTTGACATTAACCCTTTGAAGGTTAGGCAGCATTGGGCAGTGACATTCTGGATCTGAATGAGGTCACACAATCTCTTAATTAACGTGGCCATATCTTATAGATAAATGTATTTCAATCTTTTAATTTTTGACTGATtacatgtgggtttttttttccccccacaggAACGATTTGAATACATGATATATGTATATCTTTGATATTCTGTATTTTAAACATCTATATTAAACCTAGTGAGTTGGTTGAAAACCTAGATATATTAGAGGACATGCCATTTTGATATATACCAATATCGAATTAAATCGGCCTTTTCTGGACAAATATCCTTTCACCTTCTTGATTATGACCTATAATAAACTGTTATGCAATGCATAATCCGTGTGTTTTGACGGATGTGTAAAACCCCTATTaatttattgcatttattatgcctttttttgttttctaaacataatatatattaGAATGCATTTTAGCTAGGGGCAGCAATGGAGGGGTGGGTTGCAACTTGTGTTACTTTGTAAAAATGTGATATGCAACCTTTGGCTGCCTGCCCTTCCTTTTGCTAATGAAGGCATTAAATAGACCTATTCTTTATTgtgcagaattaaaaaaacaaaacaaaattaaaatagtaataataaaaaaatgtgcatgagACAGAAGTACCTTTTACTATTgtatgtcttaaccccttaaggaccaaatttctggaataaaagggaatcatgacatgtcacacatgtcatgtgtccttaaggggttaacctggcTCCTTGATCATACCGGTATGTGTCTTGGCTTTCCTCATTCCTATTCtatttattacaatatatatatatttatatacatacatatagtttATTTGATAGTTTTTGTATAGTGATTTTCTTCGGAGCGCTTTACAAATTTAGAAAAATTATCCAACATTTCTCTTtccgctattttgaccttaaattcatTCTGCATGCACTTTGAATTCCCCCAAATACTAACTTAAGGAAATAACTCTGACTGACACAAAAGTATCTGGAGATATTTCCCAACATGGCTGTAGCCACACGTTTTGTATTCAGGCCTGAATGTTATCGGTGGGATTATAATATTCTACATATTGCTAACCCTGCAATTATTGGGGGACACCTCTAGATATTTATGGGAATTGATCGAAAATATTACAAGTTCAACATTTTCATATCTTCTGAAACAAAAAGCCCAAACGAATCCTTCAGTGTTTTGTATTTTCAATTACACAAATTCCTGTCCCGAACGTTAACAATGCAAGATGTGTCATTGTTTTGATGCAGATACCTGTCAGTAGCTTTTGAATTTTTGGGACAGTCGATTTTCTTAGACCATAATCCACAAGTTTAAATTGGCATTTTAGTCCCGTAGTCTGTGACCGTCTTCCTGGTCCACTATCAGAATCAGAATTAACAGATACATTTTGTCCAAATCGGATCATAATTTTGCTattagggtttatttactaaacagcaaactGTTGTATCTTAAGAACTAGAATGTCGTAGTTCTATGTGTTACTTTTATTTGATATCATGCAATAATTACATACCCCAAAGACTGCCACGCATATTGATTTGGTATTTGGTTCCACATCTCCCCACCCTGCTGTGCCACTTTGCAAGAaacccaaaaatatatattttccttatAGGGATTATTTAGTTGCACAGATCTGAATGTGTGTAACTAGCTGGAACACCCACAAAAGAGGCCACCCCTTGCCCGTCACACCTTAGCCATTCTGTATATTGGCAGGTAGTTCATAAAATGAACTAAAAAGTATAGTGGCTGATAAAAATTATAAAACTTTGTAAACTAAGCAAAGACCTAAAGATATCTGATTGtctggcactcaaggggttaatgagCCTTCCACTTTTCCAGGCATATATCATTATGTATGTATAGAGCTGTTCTGAATAGCAAAGTACATCTTCATTATGTCCGAGACCTTGGGTTAAGAAAACGCACAATGACAAAGGTTACTGCCTCATTAGGCCTTAATGGATGTGTTGGCAGTGAGAATCTCTAACCAAACAAGACTCAAAAGACTTTGGTTGAGCAGCTTAACTCAGCTTAACTCAGGGTCCTTCCCCAACTAGGGGTCTTATAGACAGACCATATCACTTATTGCACAAAAGTTTCCTTCCCCGAAATCTGACCTTTCACCTTTATCCAACTTTCATTCGTTCAACAGAGCTGATACAATTATTAATTTCGGCAATCTTTAGAATAATTTTATTAGAAAAATCAAACAATACACGTCCTTTTCCAATTCTAATAAAAACCGATATCGCTGACTGTCAGACAATATATCTTTTACTTGACGTTTAATCATTTTAATATCATAGGTTAGATAGTGAGTTATGGTGAGCTAGGTTATATATAACTTGGCCAAAAGGGACGCTTTTTGTTTTTATGACACTTGGTATATGGATACAATATCTCATCTTGAATATTGATGTATTTGACAAATGGAGGGTATTTTAAAATACTGTGATATAATACCAAACTAcactgaacagaaaaaaaaattgcccactttTCACTAACATAACCATTCTTTGAATCTAGTTGAGTTGGAGAAATTTTCGAAATCAGTTTTAAGATTTCATTTCACTACAACCTGGTGAATTAACCCCTCAGTGATAACAATGTTGGCAGCACAAAAGACTTTTGGGTTTATTAACGAACACAGGAATTGTGAGGAATTGTGAGGAATTGACAAAAGAATTTAAAATTCTTGGTGAAAATATCCGATCTGGAAAAACAACTGCATTAGAGAATACGTCCAATTTGGATATTCTGGTTTAACAATTATGACTCCTATGTCAATTGTATCACAATTCTCATTTCTATCCCCTCCTTGTAAAATGTCTGGAAGATATTTCTATACGGTGAACGATGTTTATAAGGACACAATTCTGCTTAACAATGGAGAGTCGTTTTGATCTTTCTAACTGCATTTTTGTTTAAATGATGTATCAAATAACATGTATTCTCCGTTTTGACAGGTTTGTGAAGATCAGAGATGTGGGGAGCAAGTGTTTCCGTTGGCGGTAAACTGCTTGGATCGAGTGCTGTCACTTGTATCAGTAGAAAAGAGGCAACTTCAACTTGTAGGCGCTGTGTGCCTCCTAGTGGCTTCAAAGCTTCGGGGATCCAAACCAATGACGACAGAGACAATGTGCATGTACGCAGACTATTGCTTCACCGACAAGGAGCTGCGGGTAAGTACAGAGCTCTGCTGCTCATTGCTATGGCTTTAACATGTTCGTGTGTTTCTAGCACACATGTATGATCGCTTTGAGTTGAGTTTGGTATGTTCTGTTGCAGATGATGGAGTTGTTGGTATTGAATAAACTGAAATGGGATATGGAGGCAGTTATACCCCACGATTTTCTTGCACATTTCCTCGATATCCTAAAGATTCCCCGGGACAAAGTGCATCAAGTCAGGAAGCACACTGAGACCTTCATTGCACTCTGCACGACAGGTAAGTGTCTGTGATAGCGCGTGACTCTTGTTGGTAGAGGTTTGCTCTTTAAACAGCGACTTATAATGAATTGGAAACTGAATTGCAGCATTCATACGGAAAAAGGAGAGATGTTGTATAGCTAAATTGGGTAATGTTTCCAAATTGGCTGCTATTGTCTGAATTTTGTAATTTGGTTTAAATTTCACTTCGATTCTGTGTTTAGTCGATAAACCCCGTTAAGTAATTTTCACTTACCAGTTAACTGTGTCGAGTTAACTGCTAACATAGAAAAgatatttttaaacatataagaagaagaaaaaagtgtTGTAGATGTTTTACAAAACGTGGATATTTTGAGCTACTCTGTACAGTTTTACCTGTGGCTGCAGTATTGGTGTCAAATTTGACAAAAACACTGTAgcaatctttaaaataaaatctatgtaacgtaattataatatttttattctgaTATGTTATTGTGTATTATTTAACTATAAAAGAACACTCTAGTGTTGTTTTTCatattgttaaattattttaaagggacactccaggcacccagaccacttttgcctattggagtagtctgggtgccaactcccataacccctaaccctgcaagtgtaattattgcagtttttatcattaccttgcagggttaagtcctcctctagtggctgtttgatgTTAGAGGGACTTccttgttcttagaacacgaaaagtgtttttaaatgacgctggacgtcctcacgctatgcatgaggacctccagtgtcgccggaatccccataggaaagcattgaataatgctttcctatggggaggtctaatgtgtgcgtgcgcgcgcggccattgccgcgcatgcgcattaggtctcccccgccggctgacgtcagcgggggaggagcatgggtagagcctgacccagcgccgaccCAAcgccttcagcaacatgggatggcggtcggagggagaggggcactgcagggtttgttttcctggcactggagagtccctgtaAAGTTTATCCAGTAATATGAAAGCATTCAGGATACAAGACTGTATGCCTAAAACCACAGTGTCCCTCTGCTCTCTGCCCACCTCCCGTGATCTCACGGTAATATAGGAACCTAATATGCATGCGCGGCACATTAGGGttatccataggaaagtattgaatcaccTTTCAGGATTAATGTCTCACATCTATATTCTATTTATTCTTCAGATTATAACTTTATTGCACTTCCACCTTCATTGGTGGCTGCTGCCAGCGTGGCTGCTTCGGTGACCGGGCTGCGGCCAGAGAATTTGGGAATGAGGTTCTCCAACATATCAACTACATCCTACCTTGCACATGCCATACATTGTGATCCGGTAAGACAGGACATTTCAAAATCTATTGGTACTCATCACTTCGTTTAATATAAGCAGATAATGCACAGAATCAGAGAGGATTTGAAGTGTGCAATTTGAttctgagcattttttttttttaaacttatcgtTGTAAATGCAGGAATTATGTGACATTGTGGGCTTTACTTCCTGGTAGCACAATAAAAATGGCATCAGCCTAAGCTCGGACAACATTTGACTTACATTTTGATAAGTGAGAAAAAGTGGGATTGTTTACGTGACGGACGTTAATTAACATTCTGACTGTGCTTTATTGTAAATGTGAACTTTTCAAAAAATTTTGTTATGccttttctttatatattacctgataaataaagaatacaagaattcaggaaaaaaaaacaaaaaaaactgattttAGATGCATATGTTTGGAGATTGATATACTGTACTACATGGTTGTGTTTTATTGAACGGCACACTAAAATTCATGTGGAATATAAAGGGTAGAAATCAGTTGCAGAGAATGTATAGTATAGGCAGAAAAGGCATcccccctccattaaaatagtaaataaaaaactaaaaaactactGTGCTTTCACTACACCTAAATAATTTCCCAGCTTTGGCCTCGATTTAAAATTtttgataagctttccaaattatttaatatttttggctacattttttaaatgatcaaaacatatatcatacgtaaaaaaaaatatcagtataTCAAAAACTATCTAAAACAAATATAATACGGTAATTTAACAatatgaaaaacatttttatttaaagtttatcCAGTAATATGAAAGCATTTGGAAATCTTgtgcaacaatattaaatcaaggcctatgttACATATCCTGGTAATACCTGGCGTATATCTAATATCATGTCTGCTCTAAACCATTTCAGAATGTTCTGAGAATGTGCCAGGAGCAGATTGAAGTCTCCCTTAAATCCAGCCTTCGAGAAGCTAAAACAAGCAGGATGGACAACTCAAAGTCTGTAGAGGAGATCGAGCGATCTAGCACCCCGACGGATGTTCTGGATTTTGATCTGTAGTCATCGATTGCAATCATTCTTGATTATAATCATTTATCTTGTTGGATAACAACTCAAGATCAAGTATGAGATAGACTCTAACTCTCCGAGAAAGCCACTATATTTTTGTACGAAGTCTAAGCAACTGTAGCCATTTTGGGTGGTTGTCACCTGAAAAACATCTCCACTTTTCAAGGTCTTAAAATACAAAGCACTTTTAATTGGTCCTCTAAGTGATGGCTTCAGAGATGGTGCTCCGACCGAATGATGAACTTTGTTATGTGACGCAAAAAATCTGTTCCATTGGATTTATCTACGAGAACCAGCAGATAcaaaacatgtgttttttttttatcgttaATTTATtcctttgtttattattatttatttatgttattgttattttttttgttaatttaataAGAACAGTTATTATTTGGTTTTAATATAATTATCTGTTGCTGTAACTATTTATGGAAACTGCACTAAAGGTGTTGTTGATTGCTAAGGGAAATATTGTAtcattaaataatatttattaggCGATATGTTCTAATCTAAGATGATCGAGAGAATTCACTCCAGTCATGGAATCCTCACCAGTTTATGTAAATCTAGAACCTTGAGAATAGCTTTTTGTATCTCCAATGACGGCAGTCATTAATGAAATGTGTGGTTCTTTTCTGTAGAGGTCAAAGCAATGACCTTGTAGTGCCATCTATTTCCACTAGAGGTCTTTTGATTATAACACATGCCAATGGTTAGATAATTAGCTTATTAGGGTATAGACAAAGTCAAAACATCGTGAGACTGCCAAGATGTGCGTTACAAATTATCTTTTAGAGAACTGTTTCCAGGCAATTAAATTAAATTGTCCTGCACATTGAAATCtgtcagtctgtttttttaatatgaatattCAAGGATACTTATAAGATGAGCCATGTTGGCATACAAATTAGTATACACTGATCCTTAAGAATTACTAAGATGCTAATTAATCCTCTTGAGAGATGATTCTTAAAAACCAGCAATGATGGTGAGGGTTGACAACAAATATTAATACTactgtatttattaatttagtcCCTTGATTTTGGTATGTATAGAATTTACTACCAAGAAGGTAACTTTCCCATTACCCTCGGGCTGATCGATGCTTTGGCAAACTAGTGCCAAAGGTTTAATATGCATATGTTATTTTGTGTTTGCTGCACAGTGTTTACTataatttttctttgtatttgatCGGTTGGGTAGTTCTAAAGTACTGCATTCCATTGTCATTTTAATGAATATCTTGATTATATTGCACTTTATATGATGAATCGTTATTTAGTCTATTTTCT
Proteins encoded in this window:
- the LOC134577068 gene encoding G1/S-specific cyclin-D2-like, producing the protein MENSLMCWETETELRAQPDPVLLQDQVLINLLQAEHRYTPSATYFQCVQKEIRPYMRRMLTSWMLEVCEDQRCGEQVFPLAVNCLDRVLSLVSVEKRQLQLVGAVCLLVASKLRGSKPMTTETMCMYADYCFTDKELRMMELLVLNKLKWDMEAVIPHDFLAHFLDILKIPRDKVHQVRKHTETFIALCTTDYNFIALPPSLVAAASVAASVTGLRPENLGMRFSNISTTSYLAHAIHCDPNVLRMCQEQIEVSLKSSLREAKTSRMDNSKSVEEIERSSTPTDVLDFDL